A genomic region of Bactrocera dorsalis isolate Fly_Bdor chromosome 3, ASM2337382v1, whole genome shotgun sequence contains the following coding sequences:
- the LOC105224575 gene encoding endoplasmic reticulum metallopeptidase 1 isoform X2 — translation MCSEASWKHEKTRNCWQRLFVDHGKIKWYWAPVFLSFWVLLYFCISIPAYHRLPKPINIADEARYPDRFIAERAEQNLRKLTALGPRVVGSKANEEGAITYFQNYVSKLKAEANPIYDIESDIQLASGSYCHWNMVNMYQGIQNFVIKIAPKESNSTSYLLVNSHYDSVPHGKGAGDDGTMVAIMLETIRVLSKSDKPLRNPVVFLFNGAEENPLQASHAFITQHKWAKYIKALINLDSAGNGGREILFQSGPNHPWLMKHYRRAIMHPYASTVAEEMFQRQFIPSDTDFRIFRDHGRIVGLDMAHQYNGYVYHTRYDVAEIVPRGTFQNTGDNVLALVRELANAPELEDPSNDAEGHTVFFDVLGRYLVFYTQTEGVILNVFVSIVAISLCTYSFKQMANSTGTKFGSVLNRALTLLGVQVLAVISGVALCFLVAVFMDLVHMPMAWFTNSWLILGLYFCPLFFGFAIVPALYFHSQRKERFPLGFRVQILLHCHCLFLTFVILIASIAGIRSAFMLMIAVLFYASGLIINLCTKLHNKSLPWLIPHILCNIPPFLFYAYQAHAYFVSFIPMTGRFGSSVNPDLIMCGFTVGMGLLTGGFMIPVLNLFHKSKTIICSLLTFTVLFIILAATPIGFPYRPETNVQRFSVLHARRVFHDQTNAVRRVETGYFILPQDRRTYSVKNDLLNISLAQTLDKDCAEEMLCGLPLYNHRWHKARASSIWIPGPDPKFDHEPQLNLISKDQLSKTSIRYELELSGPDHMGIFIKPLKDRKIKAWSFHYTPLRLEWEPPYFIYFSYGKDSSPLKFTLEFENPTEDWSSPIFEIGIAGHWNHDESTHTPEFQKFLQSFPKYVDAIAWPAYYETRLF, via the exons ATGTGTAGTGAAGCGAGCTGGAAGCACGAAAAG ACCCGAAATTGTTGGCAACGCCTCTTCGTTGACCATGGCAAAATCAAATGGTATTGGGCACCGGTCTTCCTCAGCTTTTGGGTGCTACTCTACTTTTGCATTTCCATACCCGCCTACCATCGTCTACCCAAACCGATTAATATTGCGGATGAAGCCCGTTATCCAGATCGTTTTATAGCGGAGAGAGCCGAACAGAATTTGAGAAAACTCACTGCGTTGGGTCCCCGTGTGGTGGGTAGCAAGGCAAATGAGGAAGGTGctattacatattttcaaaattacgtgTCAAAACTGAAAGCTGAAGCAAATCCCATATATGACATTGAAAGTGATATACAGTTAGCTTCCGGTAGCTATTGTCACTGGAATATGGTGAATATGTATCAAGGTATACAGAATTTCGTTATTAAAATTGCGCCAAAGGAGTCGAATAGCACTTCGTATTTGCTGGTGAATAGTCACTATGATTCGGTGCCACATGGCAAAG GTGCTGGCGATGACGGCACAATGGTAGCCATTATGCTGGAGACAATACGC GTTTTATCGAAATCGGACAAGCCGCTGCGTAATCCTGTTGTCTTTCTTTTCAATGGCGCCGAAGAGAATCCCTTGCAGGCCTCACACGCTTTCATTACACAACACAAATGGGCCAAATACATCAA AGCTTTAATAAATTTGGACTCAGCTGGCAACGGTGGACGCGAAATTCTTTTCCAATCAGGCCCTAATCACCCTTGGTTGATGAAG CATTATCGGCGCGCCATTATGCATCCGTATGCGTCGACAGTGGCGGAAGAAATGTTCCAACGGCAGTTTATACCATCGGATACGGATTTTAGAATTTTCCGCGATCACGGGCGTATAGTgg GCTTGGATATGGCACATCAATATAACGGCTACGTCTATCACACACGCTACGATGTGGCGGAGATTGTACCACGTGGCACCTTCCAAAATACCGGTGACAATGTACTAGCGTTGGTGCGAGAGCTGGCTAATGCGCCTGAGTTGGAGGATCCATCA aaCGACGCTGAGGGTCACACCGTCTTCTTTGATGTGCTCGGCCGTTATTTAGTCTTCTATACGCAAACCGAGGGCGTCATTTTAAATGTGTTCGTTTCCATAGTCGCGATCAGTTTATGCACCTACTCATTCAAACAAATGGCAAATAGTACGGGTACAAAATTCGGTAGCGTCTTAAATCGTGCGCTCACTTTACTTGGCGTACAAGTACTTGCGGTGATCAGCGGTGTAGCGCTTTGTTTTTTGGTTGCCGTATTCATGGATCTAGTACATATGCCGATGGCTTGGTTTACGAACTCTTGGCTTATTTTGGGTTTGTACTTCTGTCCGCTGTTCTTCGGTTTCGCCATTGTGCCAGCACTATATTTCCATTCGCAACGGAAG gaacgCTTCCCACTTGGTTTCCGTGTGCAAATATTGCTGCATTGCCACTGTCTCTTTCTGACTTTCGTCATATTGATCGCCTCTATTGCCGGCATACGTTCCGCGTTTATGCTTATGATTGCAGTGTTGTTCTACGCAAGCGGTTTGATCATCAATTTGTGCACCAAATTGCATAACAAAT CACTACCTTGGCTAATACCACATATCCTCTGTAATATTCCACCATTTCTCTTCTACGCCTATCAGGCGCATGCTTACTTTGTCTCCTTCATTCCAATGACCGGCCGCTTTGGCTCCAGTGTGAATCCCGATCTGATCATGTGCGGCTTTACAGTGGGTATGGGCTTACTCACCGGCGGTTTCATG ATTCCTGTACTTAATCTGTTCCACAAGTCCAAAACTATAATTTGCTCACTACTCACATTTACTGTGCTCTTCATAATACTCGCAGCGACACCTATCGGTTTCCCATACCGTCCAGAGACTAATGTACAACGGTTTTCCGTATTG CACGCCCGTCGTGTCTTCCACGATCAAACGAACGCTGTACGTCGCGTAGAGACCGGCTACTTCATTTTACCGCAAGATCGTCGCACTTATTCCGTTAAGA ATGACTTACTCAACATATCCTTGGCACAAACGCTCGACAAGGATTGCGCTGAGGAGATGCTGTGCGGTCTACCGCTCTACAACCATCGCTGGCATAAAGCGCG CGCCTCAAGTATTTGGATACCGGGCCCAGATCCCAAGTTTGATCACGAGCCACAGTTGAATTTGATCTCAAAGGATCAGTTGAGTAAAACTTCTATACGCTATGAATTGGAGTTAAGTGGTCCCGATCACATGGGTATTTTTATAAAGCCCTTGAAAGATCGCAAGATCAAGGCCTGGTCGTTCCACTATACGCCTTTACGTTTGGAGTGGGAACCACCATACTTCATTTATTTCTCATATGGCAAAGACAGTAGTCCATTGAAATTCACACTCGAATTTGAG AATCCCACGGAGGACTGGAGTTCACCTATATTTGAGATTGGCATCGCTGGCCACTGGAATCATGATGAGAGCACACACACGCCAGAGTTCCAGAAATTCCTGCAAAGCTTCCCTAAATATGTGGATGCGATAGCATGGCCAGCATACTATGAGACACGACTGTTCTAA
- the LOC105224575 gene encoding endoplasmic reticulum metallopeptidase 1 isoform X1 encodes MMSSKGEIRRRVMTPNPNTHTTDPLLQQRSETYRTRNCWQRLFVDHGKIKWYWAPVFLSFWVLLYFCISIPAYHRLPKPINIADEARYPDRFIAERAEQNLRKLTALGPRVVGSKANEEGAITYFQNYVSKLKAEANPIYDIESDIQLASGSYCHWNMVNMYQGIQNFVIKIAPKESNSTSYLLVNSHYDSVPHGKGAGDDGTMVAIMLETIRVLSKSDKPLRNPVVFLFNGAEENPLQASHAFITQHKWAKYIKALINLDSAGNGGREILFQSGPNHPWLMKHYRRAIMHPYASTVAEEMFQRQFIPSDTDFRIFRDHGRIVGLDMAHQYNGYVYHTRYDVAEIVPRGTFQNTGDNVLALVRELANAPELEDPSNDAEGHTVFFDVLGRYLVFYTQTEGVILNVFVSIVAISLCTYSFKQMANSTGTKFGSVLNRALTLLGVQVLAVISGVALCFLVAVFMDLVHMPMAWFTNSWLILGLYFCPLFFGFAIVPALYFHSQRKERFPLGFRVQILLHCHCLFLTFVILIASIAGIRSAFMLMIAVLFYASGLIINLCTKLHNKSLPWLIPHILCNIPPFLFYAYQAHAYFVSFIPMTGRFGSSVNPDLIMCGFTVGMGLLTGGFMIPVLNLFHKSKTIICSLLTFTVLFIILAATPIGFPYRPETNVQRFSVLHARRVFHDQTNAVRRVETGYFILPQDRRTYSVKNDLLNISLAQTLDKDCAEEMLCGLPLYNHRWHKARASSIWIPGPDPKFDHEPQLNLISKDQLSKTSIRYELELSGPDHMGIFIKPLKDRKIKAWSFHYTPLRLEWEPPYFIYFSYGKDSSPLKFTLEFENPTEDWSSPIFEIGIAGHWNHDESTHTPEFQKFLQSFPKYVDAIAWPAYYETRLF; translated from the exons ATGATGAGCAGTAAGGGTGAAATCAGACGACGTGTGATGACCCCTAATCCCAATACGCACACCACCGATCCGTTGCTGCAGCAGCGCAGCGAGACCTATCGA ACCCGAAATTGTTGGCAACGCCTCTTCGTTGACCATGGCAAAATCAAATGGTATTGGGCACCGGTCTTCCTCAGCTTTTGGGTGCTACTCTACTTTTGCATTTCCATACCCGCCTACCATCGTCTACCCAAACCGATTAATATTGCGGATGAAGCCCGTTATCCAGATCGTTTTATAGCGGAGAGAGCCGAACAGAATTTGAGAAAACTCACTGCGTTGGGTCCCCGTGTGGTGGGTAGCAAGGCAAATGAGGAAGGTGctattacatattttcaaaattacgtgTCAAAACTGAAAGCTGAAGCAAATCCCATATATGACATTGAAAGTGATATACAGTTAGCTTCCGGTAGCTATTGTCACTGGAATATGGTGAATATGTATCAAGGTATACAGAATTTCGTTATTAAAATTGCGCCAAAGGAGTCGAATAGCACTTCGTATTTGCTGGTGAATAGTCACTATGATTCGGTGCCACATGGCAAAG GTGCTGGCGATGACGGCACAATGGTAGCCATTATGCTGGAGACAATACGC GTTTTATCGAAATCGGACAAGCCGCTGCGTAATCCTGTTGTCTTTCTTTTCAATGGCGCCGAAGAGAATCCCTTGCAGGCCTCACACGCTTTCATTACACAACACAAATGGGCCAAATACATCAA AGCTTTAATAAATTTGGACTCAGCTGGCAACGGTGGACGCGAAATTCTTTTCCAATCAGGCCCTAATCACCCTTGGTTGATGAAG CATTATCGGCGCGCCATTATGCATCCGTATGCGTCGACAGTGGCGGAAGAAATGTTCCAACGGCAGTTTATACCATCGGATACGGATTTTAGAATTTTCCGCGATCACGGGCGTATAGTgg GCTTGGATATGGCACATCAATATAACGGCTACGTCTATCACACACGCTACGATGTGGCGGAGATTGTACCACGTGGCACCTTCCAAAATACCGGTGACAATGTACTAGCGTTGGTGCGAGAGCTGGCTAATGCGCCTGAGTTGGAGGATCCATCA aaCGACGCTGAGGGTCACACCGTCTTCTTTGATGTGCTCGGCCGTTATTTAGTCTTCTATACGCAAACCGAGGGCGTCATTTTAAATGTGTTCGTTTCCATAGTCGCGATCAGTTTATGCACCTACTCATTCAAACAAATGGCAAATAGTACGGGTACAAAATTCGGTAGCGTCTTAAATCGTGCGCTCACTTTACTTGGCGTACAAGTACTTGCGGTGATCAGCGGTGTAGCGCTTTGTTTTTTGGTTGCCGTATTCATGGATCTAGTACATATGCCGATGGCTTGGTTTACGAACTCTTGGCTTATTTTGGGTTTGTACTTCTGTCCGCTGTTCTTCGGTTTCGCCATTGTGCCAGCACTATATTTCCATTCGCAACGGAAG gaacgCTTCCCACTTGGTTTCCGTGTGCAAATATTGCTGCATTGCCACTGTCTCTTTCTGACTTTCGTCATATTGATCGCCTCTATTGCCGGCATACGTTCCGCGTTTATGCTTATGATTGCAGTGTTGTTCTACGCAAGCGGTTTGATCATCAATTTGTGCACCAAATTGCATAACAAAT CACTACCTTGGCTAATACCACATATCCTCTGTAATATTCCACCATTTCTCTTCTACGCCTATCAGGCGCATGCTTACTTTGTCTCCTTCATTCCAATGACCGGCCGCTTTGGCTCCAGTGTGAATCCCGATCTGATCATGTGCGGCTTTACAGTGGGTATGGGCTTACTCACCGGCGGTTTCATG ATTCCTGTACTTAATCTGTTCCACAAGTCCAAAACTATAATTTGCTCACTACTCACATTTACTGTGCTCTTCATAATACTCGCAGCGACACCTATCGGTTTCCCATACCGTCCAGAGACTAATGTACAACGGTTTTCCGTATTG CACGCCCGTCGTGTCTTCCACGATCAAACGAACGCTGTACGTCGCGTAGAGACCGGCTACTTCATTTTACCGCAAGATCGTCGCACTTATTCCGTTAAGA ATGACTTACTCAACATATCCTTGGCACAAACGCTCGACAAGGATTGCGCTGAGGAGATGCTGTGCGGTCTACCGCTCTACAACCATCGCTGGCATAAAGCGCG CGCCTCAAGTATTTGGATACCGGGCCCAGATCCCAAGTTTGATCACGAGCCACAGTTGAATTTGATCTCAAAGGATCAGTTGAGTAAAACTTCTATACGCTATGAATTGGAGTTAAGTGGTCCCGATCACATGGGTATTTTTATAAAGCCCTTGAAAGATCGCAAGATCAAGGCCTGGTCGTTCCACTATACGCCTTTACGTTTGGAGTGGGAACCACCATACTTCATTTATTTCTCATATGGCAAAGACAGTAGTCCATTGAAATTCACACTCGAATTTGAG AATCCCACGGAGGACTGGAGTTCACCTATATTTGAGATTGGCATCGCTGGCCACTGGAATCATGATGAGAGCACACACACGCCAGAGTTCCAGAAATTCCTGCAAAGCTTCCCTAAATATGTGGATGCGATAGCATGGCCAGCATACTATGAGACACGACTGTTCTAA